The DNA window TTCAACCAGCAAACAACTGAGCGAACTAAAGGACCCCCTCGCGTGCCGCGCAGCCTTGACCTGGTGGTCACCTCTGTCGCCACCCAGTTGATGGAGGCCACCGCGTCCACGGCGACCCAGGTCAGTGAAAAGGTTCTCGCGCAACTCGTTGAGCAGTTCGATGTGGACGCCAGTTTCCTGCGTCACCACGACCACGACGCGCCGGCCTCGGTGTTGGTTGCCGAGTGGCCGCAGCGCGCCGACGCCGCCGATCCGGATCCGATGGCCGATCTCGAGTTCGACGGCGCCGACTCGGTGCTCGCCCAGTGCGAGCGCGACAGGAAGCCGGTGGTGATCCGGCCGGATCAGCCGAACGGCTGGTTTCGCCGCTCGCTGAACCAGGGCAGGGCGCCGGTGTCGCCCTCGCTGGCCGTTGCGCCGCTGGTGTCCGGCGATGCGGTCACCGGCGTGCTCGGCTTCGTCAAGTTCGGCGCCCGCAAGTGGAAACAAGAGGAGATCAACACGCTCGAGGCGGTCGCCGCGTTGTTCGCACAACTGCAGGCCCGCATCGCCGCCGAGGAACGACTCCGCTATCTCGCCGAGCACGACGACCTGACCGGCGTGTACAACCGCCGGGCGCTGGTCGCGCACCTCACCGCACGGCTCACGGCTCACAGCACCGGGCCCGTCGCCGTCTTCTACCTCGACCTCGACCGGCTCAAGCCGATCAACGATTACCTCGGTCACTCCGCGGGCGACTGGTTCATCAGGATGTTCGCGCAACGCATCGAGGAGTGCGCGGGAACCGAGAGCATGATCGCCCGGCTGGGCGGCGACGAATTCGTGGTCATCCCGCACCAGCCGATGACGTCGGAGGATGCCGAGGCGTTCGCCCGCCGGCTGTCGACCATGCTGTGCGACCGCCTGACCATCGGCGGGCACGTGATCAGCCGGACCGTCAGCATCGGGCTGGCGGTGGGCACGCCCGGGATCGACAACTGCACCGATCTGCTGCGGCGGGCCGACGAGGCCGTGCTGACGGCCAAGCGCGCCGGCGGCAACCAGACGGCCGTGTCCACCGACGACATGTCGCTGAAACGGGCCTTCCGCAACGACATCGAGCTGCACCTGCAAGGCGATATCGAAAGCGAAGGCCTGATCCTGCACTACCTGCCCGAGGTGGACTTGTGGACCGGCGCCATCGTGGGCGCCGAGGCGCTGGTGCGCTGGCGGCACCCGGTCTGGGGGCTGCTGCTGCCCGATGCGTTCATCGGTGTCGCCGAAACGACCAACCTGGCCGCCGAGTTGGGCCGGTGGGTGATGCGCACCGCCTGCGCCGAATTCAGCCGGTGGCGAGCCAACGGCGTCGGTCAGGGCGCCATGTTGCGCATCAACGTGTCGCCCATTCAGCTGATCAGCCGTGGTTTCGTGGAAAGCGTCGCCGAGACGATCGGCGAGTTCGGCATCGACGCCGAATCGGTGTGCCTGGAGATCACCGAGCGCGCGGTGGTGCACGACGTCGACACCACGCGAAAGACCTTGGCGGAGCTCAAAGAAGTGGGCGTGCAGATCGCCATCGACGACTTCGGCACCGGTTATGCCGTTCTGTCCCACCTGAAGTCCCTTCCGGTCGACATGCTCAAGATCGATGCCGGGTTCGTGCGTGACGTGGGCACCAACGCCGGTGACCTGGCCATCGTCCGCGCGATCATCGGACTGGCCGAGGCGTTTGGCCTGGAAGTGGTCGCCGAAGGCGTCGAGACACCCGCTGCCGCACTGATTTTGATGCAACACGGGTGTCACCGGGCGCAAGGCTTCCTGCTGTCGCGGCCCATCCCCGGCGATGCGATGGAAGCGTTGCTGTCCGCGCGCTGGATGCCGATGCCGTTTCTCGCCGATCGCGAGTCGTCGTCGCTGGGTTCGCTCTAGCATCGCAACGGTGGTCCGAACTCTGAGGCTGACGACGGCCGTCGTTGTCGCGTGCGCGACGCTGGTGCTGAACGGGTGCGGTGGCGCCCACCGCTCCGACGCCGGTCCGATGGCCGTCATCGTCAGCCCGCCCATACCGCTGGCCGTTCAAGAGGTGCCCAACCCGCTGCGCGGCCAGTACGAAGACCTGTTGATGCCGCTTTTCCCGCAAGGCAATTCCGCGCAGCGGCGCTACCCTGCCTGGCCGGCGTCGGATGATGCCAGTTTGCGTGTTTCGTGGCGGCAGCTGCAGCCCACCGATCCGGGCACGCTGCCTCCCGACGCTCCGGATGATCGCAAGTTCGACTTCGGGGTCATCGATGACGCGCTGACCAAGATGGCCGGCCGGAACATGCGGCTGACGCTTCGCGTGGTCGCCTACAACTCCTGCTGCGACACCACCTACGCGAACAATACCAACATCGCCATGCCCGACTGGGTGCGCGGCATGCCCGATGCCAGCGTCAGCCTCACCGGGCCGCAACGGTATTGGTGGACACCCGGCGTGGCGCAGGTAGTACCCAACTGGAACGACTCCGGTTACCTCAACGCCTTCGGTCAACTGCTGGCCGCCCTGGGCCGTCGTTACGACGGCGACGAGCGGCTCAGCGTGTTCGAGTTCTCCGGCTACGGGGATTTCAGCGAGAACCACATCGCTTATCTGCGTGACACGCTGGGCGCGCCGGGTCCGTCGCCGGAAGACAGCATCGCAAAGCTGGGGTATTACAGCCAGTTTCGTGATCAGAGCATCACCAAGGCTGCCATTGCGCAGCTTGTCTCGGCGAACGTAAACGCCTTCCCCCATACGCAATTGGTGACCACCGCGCTGAACCCGGAAATCGTTCGCCAATTGCTCGCCGACGATGTCACCAAGAAATTGTCGGCGCCCGTGGGGATCCGCTCGGATTGCCTCGGCGTGTACGCGCCGTTGCCCACCTGGGCCGAGGCGGACGGCTCCTACTATGTGCGGACGAAGGATCCGCTGGTCGGCCAACTCAAAGACCGGCTGGCCTCGGCGTTGGTGATCACCGAATGGTGCCAGCTGCCCGACGGCACCGATCCGCGGTCCTATTACGACAAGGGGCTGCGTGACGTCGTCAAGTACCACGTGTCGATGATGTCGAGTTACAACTTCCCGGCGGTGGATTCGGGCAGTGCGATGGACCCGGCGCTGTACCTGCTGTGGGCACAGGCGAATGTCGCCGCCGGCTATCGCTACTCGGCCGAAGCCCAGGCGGGGTCGCAATCGGTACGCGACGGGGTGCCGACCCTGAAGGTGGTGTGGACCAACTACGGTTCGGCCGCCGCCACCGAGAACTGGGTCCCCGGCTACCGGTTGGTGGATTTCTCCGGAGCGGTGGTCCGCACCCTGCCCGCGACGGTGACACTGAAGACGCTGGCCCAAAGGCAATCCGGGGACAAATCCGGAACCGAACCGGCCCCGGCGTCCTACACCGATTCGGTCGCCGTGGACGTGACCGGCCTGGCGCCCGGCCACTACACGCTGAGCGCCGCCGTGGATTGGCAACAGCACAAACCCGGTGCGTCGCACGTCGTGAACTATCCGCCCATGCGGTTGGCACGCCGCGGACGCGACGGCAACGGGTGGTATCCGATCGCGACGCTCGACGTGTCGCGCGACGTGTTGACTTCGGCTCCCCGGCAGTGAATGGCGGTGCGAAGGCGCCGCTAAAGTGCGGGATTTCCCGCGGCAGGGCACGCATGCGATTCCGCCGATGCCGCATGACGATTGCTGCATAATGTGGACTGAGCTTTGCGCGGCGAATACGAAATAAATCGAATCGGCGCCATTCGTATGGCGTCGGCCAGAGAGGTTAGTGGATGGATTTCCGCACCTTTGTCAAGATTCTTCTTGCACATTGGAAACTCGCCGCGGCCGCGGTGCTTGCCTGCACCATCGGCGCCGCAGCCATCACCGCGTTGCAGACCAAGCATTACCAGTCGACGGCCACGATCCTCATCTCGTTTCCGAGCGCAACCGATCTGACCGAGTTGTACAACGGCACGCTGGCCGCCCAGGAACGGCTGTCGTCCTATGCCCAGATCGCCGGCGGACGTGTCGTCGCCGAACGTGCGATCAATCAGCTTCAGGTTCCGATCAGCCCCGATGCCCTGGTGAGCCAGACGCAGGTGAAATACACCGCGAAATCAATGCTTTTCACGATCACCGTCAAGGACACCGATGCCGCGCGCGCCGCGGCGCTGGCGGGGGCGATGGCCGACCAGTTCGCCCTCATGGTCCCGGCGCTCGGCGCGAACCTGACGCCGAACGGTCCGATCGCATCGGCACCCAACGGCCCGCGGCCCGATACGGGTGAAACCCCAACAAACGCCCCCACTCCCGGCCCGTCGCCGGACATTTCGGGCCCCTCGCAACCGGCGGCCAAGACATTGCCGTTGGCCCGGGCAAGGGTGGTGGAACCGCCGCGGGTGCCGAAGCATCCGGTCACGCCGGTGCCGATGCGCAACATGGCGATGGGCTTTGTCGCCGGGATTCTGCTGGGCATCGCGGTCGCGCTGACCCGGGAGGCCGGCGATCGTACGGTGCGCGACCGGGAGAAGCTGGAGAAACTCTCGGGTCTGCCGACGCTGGCCGAGCTGTCCGGTAAGCGTGGCGGCACCCCGCGGTTCGGCAGCGACGGCGCACTGGACGACGCGGTGCGGGGCCTGCGCGCCCGGCTGCTGCGGGCGATGGGGCCCGAAGGCCACCGGGTGCTGGTGACGGCGCCGTTCGGCGGTGAGGGAACGACGACGACGGCGCTGAACCTGTCGCTGGCACTCGCCGAAATCGGCGAGGACGTCCTGCTGGTCGAGGGCGACACCCGCCGGCACGTGATCGCCGGTTTGCTGCGGGTCGAGTCGGGGGAGGGGTTCGCCAGCGCGCTGGCCAACCCGGACATCGCCGGCGAAGCCGTCAAGCAGTCGCCCGCGGCGAGGTTGTTCACCCTCGCGTCGCGGTCCGCGCGTCGCGAAACTCCGCCGGTCAGCGCGTTTCTGCCCGAAGTGATCGACCGGGTACTGCTGGAGCTGTCGTCGCGCTTCGACCGGATCGTGGTCGATGGGCCGCCGGTGCTGGCGACGGCCGACACCGCCCTGCTGGCCGGCGCCGTTCACGCCACGGTGCTGGTGGTGCGGGCCCGCCGGACCACCGCCGACGAGCTCAAGGACGCGCTGACCGCGTTGCGCGCGGCCGGCGCGGACGTCATCGGCACCGTGCTGACCGATGCCCGTCCCGCCCTGCACATCAAGGCGGCGACGCGCGCCTACCGGACGAAGGTCAGCGGGCCGGCGTGATCCCCTACCTGCCGGGTCGCCATCGCCTGGCGGTGGATGGCGCGCTGCTGGCGGTGTTCCTGTTCGGCTGCTTCGTCTTCGGCGTGCTCTCGGTGCGCAGAACCACCGAGGGAGTGCTGCTGATCGCCGCGTTGTTCTGCCTGGTGGTCTATTGGGTCAAGCCCGAGGGGATGGTCGGGGTCACGCTATTCTTGGCGTTCGCGGCGCTGCCCGAAGGGTTGCACGTCGGCAAGATCATCGGCCCGGTGGCGATCTACGCCTACCACGTGGCCGCCGTGCTGGCGATCTGCTACCTGATCCCGATCGTGAGACCGCGGTTCGCCGATTTTCTGCTGCCGGCGATGTTCGTGTTCACGGTGCTGGTCTACACCGTCGTCGGATTTCAGCTCGAACACGAAGCCACCATGGTCATGCGGGAATCGGCAACCCTGCTCGAAATGGTCATGGGATTCCTGCTGGCGTTGTTCGTCGTTTACGGCGGCTACGTCAAGTGGGCGATCCGCGTGATGATCGTGACGCTGTGGTTCTCGGCGTTCATGGCGATCGTGAGTTCGTTGCACGCCATCCGGCTCGCCGGCCGGGCGGAAAGCCTGGAGGGGGCGACGGGTGCGGGCCAGGCTCTGCGCATCGTCCTGTCCATCCAGACGCCGGCCACCGCGGTGCTCAGCGCGCTAGTCGCCGCCTCGATCATCGGCCGGGTCAGGCCCGCAATGCTTTTCGCCTTGGGTCCGCCGGCGCTGATCATTTCGCTACTGTCCTTCGCTCGCAACACGCTGATCGCCGTGGCGGTGGCCGCCGCGGTCGCGTTCTTCACCAGCTTCGGCTGGCCGGCCATCCGCCGGACGGCCGTCGTCGCCACGATCACCGCGGCGGTGCTCGCCGTCATGGTGCCGGGATCGCTGTTCTTGCTGCAGCAATCGCATGCCGGGTCGTGGCTCAGCGACCAGTTCACCGCGTTCAATCAGCGGGTGCTCGGCGGGATTTCGGCGAGTGCGCTCGCCACCGACGAATCGACACTGGACCGGTTGCGCGAAGTCGCCCGGCTCAACGACGCGATCGCGCAGGCACCGGTATTCGGCCACGGACTGGGCTACGCCTACCAGCTGCCGTCCGGGAAGGATCCCAACGCGTTCGCCTGGACGTTGGGCCCCACCTACTCTCATCTCTTCTATCAATGGTGGCTGGCCAAAGCCGGGGCGGTCGGCATGGCGGCGTTCGTGTGGTTCGCGGGGACGCCGATAGTCCGCGCGCTGCGCACCGCAACGGCGGCGTCGAAGATCAGTGCGGCCGCCTCCGCCGCCCTGCTCGCGATATCCGCCGTGTGGCCCCTGCCGGAGATGCCGATGGACGCCCTGGCGATGGGTCTGGCGCTGGGCACGACAATGGGTTTCGCCAACGTGGGCCGCCGCGAGCGTGCGGCACGCGAACTCGACGCCGAGCCCGCGCCGGCGCCAATCGCCGCGGCGACATGAATGCGGTCACCCACGTGGGGCCCGACCCGTACAGCTTCGGTGGAACGCAGTCGGTGATCCGCGTCATCCGCGACAACAAGATCGGCGCCGACGAGATCCGGGTCCTGCCGACGTGGGACGGGCGGCACCACGCCAAGAATTCGTTGCTCACCGCGCGTGCCGGGATCGCGCTGGCCCGCTCGCCCCGCGGGACCGTCACGCACTTCCACATGTCCAATGGTGGCGCCTGGCTGCGCGAAGGGCCGCTGATCCGGCTGGCGAAAGCCCGGGGCTTCCGCGTCGTCGTCACCATCCACGGCTCGGACTTCCACGAGTTCGCCCATGCGCGTTCGCGTTTCGTTCGTGCCACGTTGAGCCACGCCGACCACGTAATCCTCCTGTCCGAGGAGGCCCGTACCGCCGCGCGATGGGTGGCGCCCGGGGTGCGGACTTCGGTGGTGGCCAACCCGATTCCGATCGATTGGGAAGCGCCGCCGGCCGGGTCGACGCCGCCCGTGGTGCTGTTCGCGGGAACCGTCGGCCACCGCAAAGGCGTCGACACGCTGGTGGCGGCGTGGCGGCTACTCCTCGCCGAGGGCATCGAAGGACATTGTCGGATAGTCGGTGTCGTCGACGACTACCTCCCACCGCCGACCGAGCGCCTGACCGTCGAAGGGCCGGTTCACCCGGATATGGTCCGCGACTTGATCCGGTCGGTTCGCGTGGTTACCCTCCCGTCGTTCGCCGAGGGGATGCCGATGATCCTGACCGAGGCACTCGCCGGCGCGCGTCCGTTTGTGGCGACACCCGTCGGCGGCACGGCGCAGATCGCCTCTGACCCGAGAATGATTGTGCCCGTTGATGATGCGCCCGCCCTGGCGAAGACGATCGGACGATATCTGCGTGATCCGGAGCTGGCCGAGCGCGACGGCCTGCGCGGCCAGGCGCACGTCGCGGCCACCCGCAGCCCGGAAGTCATCGGCGCCCAGCTGCGCCGCATCTACGAGGGCTGCGCTCGTGAAACGGGTTGAGCTGCATGGTCCGACGCTGAACCTGAGTGCGGTCGGCTTCGGATGCGGCGGCCTGATGCAATCGCCGTCCCGCAAGGAACGGATGGCCGTGCTCGGCAGCGCGGTGGACAACGGGATCACCCACTTCGACACCGCGCGGATGTACGGCCTGGGCCAGGCGGAGGCCGAACTCGGGAGGTTCTTGCGCACCGTCGACCGCGACGCGGTGACGGTGGCCACCAAGTTCGGCATCGACGTCGGCGGCATGTCCCGGCGGCTCGGCCGATTTCAGGCGCCCGCGCGTGCATTGCTGCGCAAAGCTCCGGCGCTGCGGCGCGCCGTCAAACGGAACCAGGCCTCCGACGAGTCCGCGCGAGTCTACGACGCTGCCGCGGCGGCCCGCAGCCTCGATGAGAGCCTCGTGGCGCTGGACGTCGACCACGTCGACATCCTGTTCGTGCACGGCCCCAGGCCGCAAGACGTCGTGGACAGCGCCGAACTTCGCGAGTTCTTCGCACGCGCCCACCGGCAGGGCAAGATTCGCGCGTGGGGCGTCTCTCAAGACGAGGGGCTCGAGGTGGACTTCGCCCGGGAATTCGCCCCCGAGGGGGTCAGCCAGGTTCGCGGCCATCTGCTCGAACCACCGCCGCGTCCCGCCGATCTCGTGTTCGGCGTGCTCAACGGTTCGCACACCGCCCTGTCGGCGGCGTTGCGAAGCGACGCGGCGTTGGCGCGACGCTGGCAAGAAGCGCTGCATCTCGATCCGCTTGCCGACGGTGTGTTGGCGAAGCTGATCCTCGGATCATCCGCCGCCGCAACGGGTTGCCGCGCGATTCTGTACAGCACCACTGACCCGAACCGGGTCGCGCACGCGGCCGACGCCGTCTCGTCGCCCCCGGACGCCGAGATCTCGACGCGGTTTCTGGCTCTCGTCGCGGAATTCCGATCCGGCGGTGCCCGGTGATTCGCGGCCCGCAGGACTTCACCACGAACACGACGATCGACACCGATGTCGTCGTCGTCGGCGCCGGGGCGATCGGCATCGCGACCGCGCTGGAACTCGCCCGCTCCGGAGTCCGGGTCGCGCTGATCGAAAGCGGTCTGGAGCGCACCGACCGAGCGGCGCAAGAGCTGTCAACGCTGGACTCGGGTCAGAATGACTATTTCCACTCGCGTGGCGACCTGATGATTCGCCGGCAGGTCGGCGGAACCACCGCGCTGTGGGGTGGGCGCTGCGTCAACTTCGACCCGATCGACTTCGAGGACCGACCGCTGACCGCCCAGGCACCCTGGCCGATCCGATCCCAAGACGTCGAACCGTACCTGCAGCGCGCCTGCGACTGGGCGGCGTGCGGACGGGCGGTGTTCAACGCGCGCGACATCCCGGACCTCGCGAACCGAGACCTGGTCGCCGGGCTTCCCGACGGTGACGTACGCACCACCGATCTCGAACGCTGGGCATTACCAACGCGTTTCGGCCGCGCGTACCGGACCGAGCTGCGCGACGCCCGCTGCCTCACGCTGTGGACCGGACTGACATGCACCGAGATCGTCACCACGGAATCCGGCGACGCGGTCGACCACCTCGTGATCAAGACACTCGGCGGCCGCCAGGGCAGAGTGGTCGCCACCGACTACGTCATCGCGACCGGCGGGCTGGAGGCGACCCGGCTGCTGCTGGCCTCGGATCGTCATCATCCGGCGGGCCTGGGCAATGCGGGCGGGCACCTCGGGCGCTGGTACATGTCACACGTCGAGGGCCGCGTCGCGCGCGTGCGGTTCACCACCGGCGATGTCATCCACGCCTACGAACGCGACAACGACGGGGTGTACGTTCGCCGCCGCTTCACACTCGATCCGGCCGTGCAGCGCGACGCCGGAATGCTCAACGCCGCTGTCTGGCTGGTTAATCCGCCGATCAGCGATCCTGCCCACGGAAGCGGGATCCTGTCGGGCGTGTATCTGACGCTGATCTCCCCGCTCGGCCGGTTCCTGCTCGCGGAGGCGATCCGCGCCAAGCACACCCATACCGACGGGCGGCCGCAGATTCTCGCTCACCTGACCAACATCGTGCGAGACCTGTTCGGCTCCATCCGATTTGCGCTGACGTTCTCCTACGCCCGGTTCATCCGCAGGGGTCGCAAGGCGCCGGGCTTCTTCGTCAAGAGCGCCGACAACCGGTATCTGCTGCACTACCACGGGGAGCATCTTCCGCACTGGGAGAGCCGCGTCGAGCTGGGCGACGACCGCGACGCCCTCGGCATGCGCAGGCTGCGCACCCACATTCAGTTCTCCGACGCCGACTACGACAGCGTGCGCCGGGCCATCGTCGCCATCGACGAGCACCTGCGCCGCCACAACGTTGGATATGTCG is part of the Mycobacterium mantenii genome and encodes:
- a CDS encoding putative bifunctional diguanylate cyclase/phosphodiesterase, which gives rise to MPRSLDLVVTSVATQLMEATASTATQVSEKVLAQLVEQFDVDASFLRHHDHDAPASVLVAEWPQRADAADPDPMADLEFDGADSVLAQCERDRKPVVIRPDQPNGWFRRSLNQGRAPVSPSLAVAPLVSGDAVTGVLGFVKFGARKWKQEEINTLEAVAALFAQLQARIAAEERLRYLAEHDDLTGVYNRRALVAHLTARLTAHSTGPVAVFYLDLDRLKPINDYLGHSAGDWFIRMFAQRIEECAGTESMIARLGGDEFVVIPHQPMTSEDAEAFARRLSTMLCDRLTIGGHVISRTVSIGLAVGTPGIDNCTDLLRRADEAVLTAKRAGGNQTAVSTDDMSLKRAFRNDIELHLQGDIESEGLILHYLPEVDLWTGAIVGAEALVRWRHPVWGLLLPDAFIGVAETTNLAAELGRWVMRTACAEFSRWRANGVGQGAMLRINVSPIQLISRGFVESVAETIGEFGIDAESVCLEITERAVVHDVDTTRKTLAELKEVGVQIAIDDFGTGYAVLSHLKSLPVDMLKIDAGFVRDVGTNAGDLAIVRAIIGLAEAFGLEVVAEGVETPAAALILMQHGCHRAQGFLLSRPIPGDAMEALLSARWMPMPFLADRESSSLGSL
- a CDS encoding polysaccharide biosynthesis tyrosine autokinase, with product MDFRTFVKILLAHWKLAAAAVLACTIGAAAITALQTKHYQSTATILISFPSATDLTELYNGTLAAQERLSSYAQIAGGRVVAERAINQLQVPISPDALVSQTQVKYTAKSMLFTITVKDTDAARAAALAGAMADQFALMVPALGANLTPNGPIASAPNGPRPDTGETPTNAPTPGPSPDISGPSQPAAKTLPLARARVVEPPRVPKHPVTPVPMRNMAMGFVAGILLGIAVALTREAGDRTVRDREKLEKLSGLPTLAELSGKRGGTPRFGSDGALDDAVRGLRARLLRAMGPEGHRVLVTAPFGGEGTTTTALNLSLALAEIGEDVLLVEGDTRRHVIAGLLRVESGEGFASALANPDIAGEAVKQSPAARLFTLASRSARRETPPVSAFLPEVIDRVLLELSSRFDRIVVDGPPVLATADTALLAGAVHATVLVVRARRTTADELKDALTALRAAGADVIGTVLTDARPALHIKAATRAYRTKVSGPA
- a CDS encoding O-antigen ligase family protein; this encodes MIPYLPGRHRLAVDGALLAVFLFGCFVFGVLSVRRTTEGVLLIAALFCLVVYWVKPEGMVGVTLFLAFAALPEGLHVGKIIGPVAIYAYHVAAVLAICYLIPIVRPRFADFLLPAMFVFTVLVYTVVGFQLEHEATMVMRESATLLEMVMGFLLALFVVYGGYVKWAIRVMIVTLWFSAFMAIVSSLHAIRLAGRAESLEGATGAGQALRIVLSIQTPATAVLSALVAASIIGRVRPAMLFALGPPALIISLLSFARNTLIAVAVAAAVAFFTSFGWPAIRRTAVVATITAAVLAVMVPGSLFLLQQSHAGSWLSDQFTAFNQRVLGGISASALATDESTLDRLREVARLNDAIAQAPVFGHGLGYAYQLPSGKDPNAFAWTLGPTYSHLFYQWWLAKAGAVGMAAFVWFAGTPIVRALRTATAASKISAAASAALLAISAVWPLPEMPMDALAMGLALGTTMGFANVGRRERAARELDAEPAPAPIAAAT
- a CDS encoding glycosyltransferase family 4 protein; the encoded protein is MNAVTHVGPDPYSFGGTQSVIRVIRDNKIGADEIRVLPTWDGRHHAKNSLLTARAGIALARSPRGTVTHFHMSNGGAWLREGPLIRLAKARGFRVVVTIHGSDFHEFAHARSRFVRATLSHADHVILLSEEARTAARWVAPGVRTSVVANPIPIDWEAPPAGSTPPVVLFAGTVGHRKGVDTLVAAWRLLLAEGIEGHCRIVGVVDDYLPPPTERLTVEGPVHPDMVRDLIRSVRVVTLPSFAEGMPMILTEALAGARPFVATPVGGTAQIASDPRMIVPVDDAPALAKTIGRYLRDPELAERDGLRGQAHVAATRSPEVIGAQLRRIYEGCARETG
- a CDS encoding aldo/keto reductase; its protein translation is MNLSAVGFGCGGLMQSPSRKERMAVLGSAVDNGITHFDTARMYGLGQAEAELGRFLRTVDRDAVTVATKFGIDVGGMSRRLGRFQAPARALLRKAPALRRAVKRNQASDESARVYDAAAAARSLDESLVALDVDHVDILFVHGPRPQDVVDSAELREFFARAHRQGKIRAWGVSQDEGLEVDFAREFAPEGVSQVRGHLLEPPPRPADLVFGVLNGSHTALSAALRSDAALARRWQEALHLDPLADGVLAKLILGSSAAATGCRAILYSTTDPNRVAHAADAVSSPPDAEISTRFLALVAEFRSGGAR
- a CDS encoding FAD-dependent oxidoreductase; the encoded protein is MIRGPQDFTTNTTIDTDVVVVGAGAIGIATALELARSGVRVALIESGLERTDRAAQELSTLDSGQNDYFHSRGDLMIRRQVGGTTALWGGRCVNFDPIDFEDRPLTAQAPWPIRSQDVEPYLQRACDWAACGRAVFNARDIPDLANRDLVAGLPDGDVRTTDLERWALPTRFGRAYRTELRDARCLTLWTGLTCTEIVTTESGDAVDHLVIKTLGGRQGRVVATDYVIATGGLEATRLLLASDRHHPAGLGNAGGHLGRWYMSHVEGRVARVRFTTGDVIHAYERDNDGVYVRRRFTLDPAVQRDAGMLNAAVWLVNPPISDPAHGSGILSGVYLTLISPLGRFLLAEAIRAKHTHTDGRPQILAHLTNIVRDLFGSIRFALTFSYARFIRRGRKAPGFFVKSADNRYLLHYHGEHLPHWESRVELGDDRDALGMRRLRTHIQFSDADYDSVRRAIVAIDEHLRRHNVGYVEWLSDDAEGLVREFLAGHAGYHQAGTTRMSRTPEGGVVDANLEVHGVRGLYVASTSVLPTSSQANPTLLGIALGVRLADRLATARTACRPTDFRTA